AAGTGACCGGCTGGATCTACTTTGTGGCCTGGTCCGTCTCCTTCTACCCGCAGGGGATCGCCAACTGGAGGCGGAAAAGGTAACCCACGGAGCTTCTCGTGCAGCTTCACCTGGGGCCGGTAGGATAGGCATTCCCACGAGGCGGTGGGCAGCCTGGGCTCTGACTTACCcctctgctcttctttcttcctgtcctttcTTAAAAGTGGTCTGATGTGAAAGTTCTAAGCGCCTGTGTAGGACTTGCAGGGCCGGGCATTTGGTCTCTTGTGCAGTTCAGCCCCTCCCTGCAAAAGCAACACAATGGGGCTTCtcagtggaggtggggaaggggctgggtggGAGGAGCCCACCTGAATCTGCTGGGCTCCTGGTCCACGGAGCCCTGGAGGAATTAGTGTCAAGTTGTGCCCCAGTGCAGGAGTTGGATCCTTCGGCCTCAGAGACGAAAACCGGCCCACCTTGATTTCAAAGACAagggcccagggcttccctggtggcgcagtggttgagagtccgcctgccgatgcaggggacacgggttcgtgccccagtccgggaagatcccacatgccgtggagcggctgggcccgtaagccatggccgctgggcctgcgcgtccagagcctgtgctctgcaatgggagaggccgcaacagtgagaggcctgcgtaccgcaaaaaaaggcAAGGGCCCAGGCATCATGCACCAAGGACACCTAGACCACCAAGGAACGTGGGCCTCTGAGGGGCTGCTGAGCTGGGAACCAGGGAGGGAGGCGCCTCCTCTCTGCAGGAAGCCTCCAGACAATCCCAGGAGGGTGGGGTTCGGTGGCATTGGGGGTGGCATGCAAAGGGACCTGAGGACTGTGCTCTCCTTGAGGGAGCCAGGCCCTCCTTCCTGTGTGCTGGGAGCTCTGTCCCCTCCAGCCCCCGGCGGCCCCTAGCCTCACCCCCTGCTCTGCTTTGTCtccccatccccccgccccccctcctcAGTGTCGTGGGTCTGAGCTTTGACTTCGTGGCCCTGAACCTGATGGGCTTCGTGGCCTACAGCGTGTTCAACATTGGCCTCCTCTGGGTGCCCTCCATCCAGGTACCGCCCTGCTCACCCCTGCAGCCCAGTCCAAGCTGTCCGGTGGTCTggccacccctcaccccccagcttctccccactcccaaaCAGGAGCAGTTTCTCCTCAAATACCCCAATGGCGTGAACCCCGTGGACAGTAATGACGTCTTCTTCAGCCTGCACGCGGTTGCCCTCACCCTGGTTATCGTCGTGCAGTGCTTCCTGTACGAGGTGAGCAGTGACCCTGGCACCCGCCGCAGCCCGCGCTGCCCAGGCCAGCACCCGGCAGCACCTGCAGCCCATACCTGCCGTTTTACAGGAGACATGGAAACCCCCAGAAGGGAAATGTGTCCACTCACTCACATCTGCTGGCCTATTATCCAGACCCCGTTGCTGGGCACAGGGAACGCCCCGTAAGCCCAAGTCCTCAGGCCGCCCCAGGTCTGGGGTGAGGGACACAGACGGAGGCAGTGATGACCCAGCAGGCTgagagctgagcgggcagggagAGCACAGGTAGCTCGTGGGCCCCGCGACTCAGCCAGGCAGGAGGGGGAAAGAGGGCACTGAGCTGTGGTCCGAGGGATGAGTGAAGTTCCCATGGCGATGCGGAAGAGGGCCAGGGTGGGGCACCCCAGCTGGCGGACAGAACTGTGAAGGCCAGGGAGCAGCGAGAGGGACTGTGAGCAGATGGGGTGGCAAGGGTGGCGGTGGAGGGAGCAGGAGAGGCCCTGGGGGGCTCTGGGGGCCGGGCTGAGGAGCCCGGGCACAGCTGTGCTGCTGGAGGGCTGTCTGCTGTCTCAGCAGGGAAGGACGTCGTGAGTTAGTGCGTATTTCAGGGCATCGCTGATGCTACTGTTTCCTTTCACTTCCCTGTGGGTGCACCACTTCCCTTGGGGAGTTCTCTTCCCACACACAAGGCCGGCCAGAGCTGTTTGGCCCCCACCTTCACGAATCTTCTAGGTTTTCTTACCATTTGCTGAGAAGGTTAGATGAGGGAGGCCTGCTTTTGGGAAAGAGATTCCAGAGCCAGTCAGGGTCCCTGGGGTCGTGGAAGGAGCCTGGGCCGAGATGAGGTGCCAGGCCTCCAGCATGATGGGGGCCATGTCCCCAGCACCCTTCACTCCTGGTGGGCTCTGAGAGGGACCCCGCTCTGCAACATGGGAACAGGAAGCAAACGGGCTCTTCAGGTCCAAGAGGATGGAACCAGAGACCCTGATAGTGACAAGGTGCAGTTGGTGCTGGGCTCTCTGCACCCCACCcatcccttcccctgccctgtcTCATCCTCAGCGAGGCAACCAGCGGGTGTCCTGGCTGGCCATCGGCTTCCTCGTGCTCTCCTGGCTCTTCACACTCATCACCCTGATCATGGCCACGGTCAGGGCCACCACGTGGCTGcagtttctcttctgcttctcctaCATCAAGCTGGCAGTGACGCTGGTCAAGTATTTTCCACAGGTACCTCCAGGGTCTGCCCGCCTTTTCCACAGGTACCTCCAGGGTCTGGCCGTTAGCGTGAGAGGGATGAGACACAGACCCTGGACCCGGCTCCCTTGGGGCAGCTTCTGGCCGGGGTGAGATGTGGATGGAAAGCTACAGGGAGGAGGCCGGCAAGCCCAGCAGGAGTGGGGCCTCACAGAAAACCGGCTGTGACCAGTACCTGCTCTTCCCAGGGGCCGGGAATCCCACGGGGAAGTCAGTGGCCGCTTCTCTGACTCACGCTCAGCTCTGAGAGTCAAGGGTTGTACAAGTCACTCCCAtctctctccagccccaccttTCTAATGACTTCAGCTTTGCCCCCCcaccctaccaccaccacccattACCACCAACTGATGACCCTGATGAGCCACAGCAGGGTACCAAGAAGATGAGGTGGGAGGGGGGAACCCACCACCATTCAGGGTCCTCGTTGTGAGCCCTTAGCATCCTCCCTCGAGTACTCAAACAGTCCTATTCAGAGCTGGGTCAGACACAGCCTAAGAGTCAAACACAGCTTGCCCCACAGGCGGAATGGCCCGGGAGAGGGTCAGGTGTAGAAGAACTGCTAACTGCAGGCTGAATCTAGGCCCTTGCCTTTAACTCGCCTTCCCAGCACAGGGAACCTTGTGTTCCATGGGCCCGGGAAGGAGAGCATTTTAGCGAGGGTCAGGGCCAGTACCCTGGAGGGCATGGAAACAGAGCCATCCGCTTAAGGATGAGCAGGACTCAGTTCTGTGGACAAGAGAGAAGGGGCGCTCCAGGCCGGGGTAGCCTGCACAAAGGCACAGGCACAGAAGACCTTGCGGGTGGAGCACTGTGAAGCTAGGAAGGCGGGACCAGGTCCCAGGGCGCTTGGGAAGGTGGCTTCAGAGTCTGGGCATGGCTCTGGGGGAAGTGGGGCCTCAGTCCCTGAGCGTGGGGAGGCTTGGGCCTGGGAAACCTGGGAGGCAGGAGCCCCAGTTAGAGATGTTTGGAACCGTCCAGGACTGGAGAGGTGGCAGCAAATACagaagagggtgggagagggcaaAGAAGGGGAACTGACAGGTGGCTAACCGGGAGAAGACCACTACAGAGGCCAAGCCGTCCCCccgggtggtggggagggaggtcaaCGGTCAGAGAAGCCCAGAGGGCACTGGCAGCAGGAAGAGGGGCGATGTGCAAGTGGGCTGGACCTGGGAAGCCCGAGGTGGAGGCCCTAGAGCCCAACCAGGGCTGAGGAGGGAGTTAAGTCCACTCTGCAGATGGGGAGACTAAGGCTGGGAGAACTCAAGTCACTCTCCCACGGTAACATAGCTCCTCcgatggtggagctgggattccaaaCCAGGCCATCAGACTCCCAGGCCACGCTCATAAGCGCAACATGAATTCAGTCCAGGCTGAGTTTGGGGAGATTCTCCATTTGAAGGTGAGTAGAAAAATCAGAGTTGCTGGAAAGCCAGGATAAGGAGGGCTGAAGAAGATGGAGAGGCAGCAGCCCCCCATCCCTCTGCCGGAGTTTGGGAGGtgcaagggaaggaggaggagggctgtTTGCTGAGCACGCAGAGGAGACCCCAGGACCCGCCCAAACTGTGCCCTCAGTCGAGGCTTGTCGGAGCCCAAAGGTCACTGTGTTTTTGGAGCTGAGGTCCAAGCGCATGAGTGGGAGGAATGAGAGCCGCTCTTGTTTGGAGCGCGGTCACGAGGTGCAGGAGGCCGCCACTCAGCCCCCTCACCGccctccatctgtctgtctggcCCAGGCCTACTTGAACTTTTACTACAAAAGCACCGAGGGCTGGAGCATTGGCAACGTGCTTCTGGACTTCACTGGGGGCAGCTTCAGCCTCCTGCAGATGTCCCTCCAATCCTACAACAACGGTGAGTCAGCCGGCAGGCAGCTAGAGGCACAGGGCGGGGCCAGGCTTCCTGgaaaccacccctcccccacgcgGGGAATCCTAGCCAGTCCCAGCCCCCAAGGTGAGGCTCACCTCCGGGCTTTGGCAGCTAGAGGATTTGTGGTTTCCTGGGCAGATgagcacccccgcccccccccacccccgcagcccCACGTGCTCCAGCTGCTTCAGGGGCTGCCAACCTAAAACCAAAACCAATCCCATCCCTTCTGGCTGCTAACAGACCAGTGGACGCTGATCTTTGGAGACCCGACCAAGTTTGGCCTCggcatcttctccatcttcttcGATGTTGTCTTCTTCATCCAGCATTTCTGCTTGTACAGAAAGAAACCAGGGTATGACCAGCTGAACTAGCTCCCAGGGACCCAGCGGAAAcagcccaggccctgggccctggTGGGCAAGTTTCCACCAGGAAGGCTGAAAAAGCCGTCTGGAGTGCCGGGCTGGCTCCATGCGGAGAAGCACTCTTCCTCAGGGCCAAACTCCTTGAACCTGAACCAGCCTGCTTTCGTCCAGGACTCTTCCAGGCCAGGGAGGAACCTGCGTCTGGGATAGGCACCTGACTGTGTGCCGAGATTAATGGCCAGACCACTGGCGGCCCCTCCCAGACTCCCCAGAGGTCTCAGCCCCTCCCAGGCCTTGCTGGCCAGGCATCTGGCCCTCCTGCATCTTGATGCTGTATCTCTATTTTCTTCAAGGCTTCAGGCAGCCGTCCCAGGCAGGATTGAGCACTGAGCTTGGAGCCAAAGGCCTGGCCCCAAGCAACGAGTGTTTCTGGAAGCAGCTTGAAGGACTGACCTTGCAGCTGGAAGAGCCAAGGGTGCTTTGCTGCCACTGCTGTGTTCAGAGACCAAGCAGCCAGGTGCCGTGGCCAATAGACCCGAGGTGCTGGTGCTGGTGGCAGGGGGGCTAGGACTTTGGGGTTAGGCCTTGGGTACCTCCTCTGAAGGCTGCATTCTCTGAGCGCTCACTGTCCTGACACTCAATTCTACGTAAACCCACTTTCACGACTGCAATCACAGGTGGCCCAGGCCAGGCTCTGGTAAAGAAACAGTATTTCTGAGCCTTGAGGTACCCAACAGATTGGTTCAGAACTGGGCTCACATCCAATACTCTCTGGATCCTTATCACACTAACGACCCTTTTGGATTTTTCAGAGGGATGTTTTGGAAGTGAGTGGCTTACTTTCTTCTGCtgctgcctatctccacttacCCATAGTCAGGCCCCAAGCCCCTCCAACTGCTCCTTACCCTGagtctggacacacacacacacacacacaccagtctgTGCCTTAGACGCCTGTTAGACTTGCCAGGTGGTGAAAACAGCTCCCCTGACGGGGAGGGcaggcccccttccctccccagacccCTACCTGAGACTCACCAATTTGTGGCTATTCAGGAGCCTCAGATAAGGACTGAAGACCAACTTACACAATCCTTATGGGCCCAACCTGATCCCAAAGCCCCTCCTTTCCCACTCCAAGCAGTTGTCCTTCctttggaggaggggagggtccCAGGACGTGCCTTGTACATGCCATGAGCTTGTCAATCCACTCTCGTAGTTAACCACGAGATCAACATGAGGGGCTTCTGTCCTTAATTAAACCTGATTCATTTCCTCTGCACACTGAGCATTTGCCAGATGCAGGAGGCAGGGGTGTTGGCTTCAGAACCAAGTCCTTGGGGCTTAGGGAGACAGCCTCAGTCACTCGTGTAAGGAAATGTGTGGGATTTTGAAGTTCGCTGATTCCAAGATGGCTGCGTGCCGGCCCAGCATTTCATCAGGGGAGCTCTGTTGGGTGGCACAAGATGCCTACCTGCTCAGGGCCAGGTAGGTCCCGCAGGGACCCTGTCTGCATTACCAAGGGCATGGCACTCAGGCTGTGGTTGTGAGCACGGGTTGGATGAGGTCTTTAAGGGCACGTgggagaagggtgggggaggaagtCTTCCAGATCGTCTAGCCAGGTATAAGTATCAAAGAACTTAGGATCTTGTTTCCCTAAAGCAGAAATTGCAGCTTGACCAGGCCCACACGCCTGTTTTATTTgggccacccagtctgtgattgGGTACCACACTTTAAAGGTGGGAGATTGCAAAAATCTGACTTGGCAGTGCTAGGTGGGTCCATGAGTGACAACAATTCCCAGAGCTGGTAATGCAGCCAGTGCTGGGCCAAGCAAAGGCCTCAGTGCTCCCCAGCTTCCCCCCCCCATCTCCTCAGGTCACAGCCCCTGGAAACATTTGGGGCTGCATCTCTGGCTGTGCTAAACTGAATGCTCTTAAGAGTCTTAGGGGGTGGATGttctcccttggtgtccatgagGTCCCTCCCCAATAGGAGCTGAGGCTAGGTTATGCGAGGGAAGTTGGGGGTTCCTGGCCCAGTTCCAGTGAAGGTACTCCCAGACGTTCCCACGCGGGTGGCCCTGGGCAAGCACAGCGTCAGCGGCCTTGGGGATAGTTGGGCTTCGTCCAGAGCAGCAGGGGCCAAGTCAGCCAGCCTCACAACCAAAGCTCTCTCACAATTCACCCCCAAATATCCCTACCTCATGTCTCAGCAAAGACCTCTGATGAATGAATTCCAGCACTGTTTATTGGGCACAAGACGTGGGGTGGCTTCCTACTGCCCCATTTCCACAGTAACCAAAGCAAGGCTGGTTCCCTTGCTGAGAGTAATTCCCAGATGTGAATTAGCCGAATTCGAAAGTTGAACTGGCATCTTCAAAGAGTACGATAAAACCACTTTGTATCAaagttgtgatttaaaaaatacaaacgttAAACCCAAAGGCATAGAGGAAAATGGCAATCCTGAGAACTGCCCTGAAATGTCAGCCTCAAACCTCATCTGAATCCTGTAAGTAGGTGAACCCTGGGGAGGCCCCCACCCCTTGGGGGGCGGGAGTGCAACGGGGTGAGCTGCGAGCCTGCCTGGCTTCCATCCGGACAAACCTTTATAGCGTCTCTGGTAGTGAGTCGAATCCCCGCTGGGAAACACAGGGAAAAGGATGGGGCACAGGCACTGCAGAGCCAAGACACGGGGGGCAGTGCCCAGCCCTGTGTTTCCCAGCTACATGGTGTTCTCAGGAAGGGGGGCCCCCTGCTCGCCTGCTGTGGCCCGGCAGCAGGGTCTGGGGGCCAAGCCTTGGTCACAGATTGGGGACTGACTCCAACTCGGCTCCAGGCCCTTGTTTCTAATCCTCAGTGTCCAAGGGAGAGAGCTGGTCCCAGAGCTTCGGGCCCATGGTGGGTGAGGGGAAGGCAGGTCAGGCCTCTGGGACCAGCTCTTGCCCTTCTAGGCGGGGGCCCAGCAACGAGCAGAAGCCAGGACGAGGGGCAGACAGAGCATGGAAGTGGTGTCGCTGTACAAAGGGCGGGCAGGCATGCGTCAGGGGCCCTGGCGGCTGCTAGGACAGCATGGACTGCTGCACGGCCTTCTGCAGCGACTGCCGCGTCACCAACAGACGCACCACCTCCTCCGAGCGCTTGGTGAGCCGCTTCCGGGCCTGGTCGTGTGTGACCATGGTCATGTCCCAGCCGTTCACCTGGCCCAGGGAGAGAACACAGCCCACCTCAGCTTGCCACCTTCTGGGATTTGAAAGTAGGACAGCCTTTGGGAGGCCTGGGTCTCCCAAGCTGACTGACGTGCCTGGGCTGGGGGATGCCAAGCACccctcacacgcacacacagcgGAGAGTCAGCTTCCTCTGGGGGCGACGCCAGTATGGGCTCCAAAACGACTTCGGTGATTCTCCCAGGTgcccagggaggcaggcaggggcagCCCCGCCACCCCCAAGTGCTTTAGACCCTCTGGCCCAAACCTTGTTTTCCTCCTTTGGGACATCTGTTACCTGCATGATCTTGTCCCCAATCTGCAGCCCAGCAATTTCCGCAGGGCCTCCTTCAGATACCCGTGTGACGTAAATGCCCTGGGAAGAGACAGCCCAAGTCAAGCACTGGGGTCACTGCACCGGCCTCTTATCCACAGAGCGAAGCCCAGCATGGCATACTCCTAGCCGTCTGTCCCGCACCCAGTATCCCCCAGCACAAGCTGTGTCGAACAGCCAAGGGGGAAGTAGAATAGCCCCATGGATGCTACAGCCCCTGCTGCTAGCCTCCTGGGCTCTGTCTGAGCAGGGCTTCCTAGTGCTGGGAGGCCCACCCCTACTTATTCCCACCAGATCATTTCTTGGACCTTCTTAGAGAGGACCGTTTGAGAGAGATGAGGTCTGCTCCTTCCACAAAAGCCCAGGAAGCAGAGACCTACCATCTCAGGCCTCTGTGCCCCACCGAGAGGTCCCCAGACCCTAGTCCTCCTCACCTTGTCCGTCTTGTCTTCTGAGAAAGGATTCTGGGAGGGATCCTGGTCAATTCCACCTCCAATGCTGAAGCCCAGGATTAAGTTCTCACCTTGACGCAACTTGTGAATTTCAACTCTTTGCTGGCAAAGATAAAAAAATGAGTTGGGGATGAGTGGGTATGGAGAGCAAATGTggtctgtgtcccctgcagcagcCTCAGGCGGCTGGGTAGGCTGAGCCATGCCAcgggggtggggcccagggccTCCTTCAGGAATCCAGCTGGTCACCAGCCTGGCAGGCTGGGGGGTTGAGACTCATAACTCAGCCACATCAACCCACCCACACAACCCTCAGTCCCAACCTCTCCCAGCTTCCTCTGTCTCAGGCACCAGCCTTCTCAACACATGCTAAGCCCCTCCTGGTCCAAAAGCCAGGGTGCTTTGGCTGCTCTGAAGAAGGGCCTATGTCCCAGGGGAGGGACCACACAGGGCAGGAGAGGTCAggccctgaaaaaaaaatgcaggcacACTGCTGAGGCAGCTCGGATTGCTGAGCCAGCCCTGTCAAGGGCAAGCCCAGAGATGCTCGGGAAAAGCAGAGATCAAACTTGCACAGAAAGGAGGAAGGCTATCATGGCCAAAGGAACAGGAGCGGAGGCTTGAAGGTGCTATGGATACATGTCCATGAGACCGGAGTGTACAGCGCAGGACTGGAACTGGGAGGTGAGATGAGGCTGAGCCCAGGTCAGGAAGGCTGAGGAGTGCAGGCCCAGGAGACTGGCCCAGAGGGAGGGGGTGTCTCCCTAAGCCCCAGGCCCTGCTCTTGTgcagtggaggaggtggaggaggggcctAGGGCTCTCCCACCATACTCCAAGGTTGTGGTCCCCATCTGTGCCaagctcctttctttttttttttttttaaatttattttatttatttatttggctgtgttgggtcttcgtttctgtgtgagggttttctctagttgcggcgagcgggggccactcttcatcgcggtgcgcgggcctctcactgtcgcggcctctcttgttacggagcacaggctccagatgcacaggctcagtagttgtggctcacgggcctaattgctccgcggcatgtgggatcctcccagaccagggctcgaacccgtgtcccctgcattggcaggtggattctcaaccactgcgccaccagggaagcccccaagctcCTTTCAAAGCCCTCAGCAGCCACCCTCCAGTCACCAGATGCTGGGAGCCAGACTGACTGCCCCACCCCCAAAGTTGACAGTtttaacagaaagaagaaaaacacaaagcaaaaggtGACTTGATCTGGACTTGAGGGGCTTCACAAAGGAGCACCAGGCAAGGCATTGGGCTGACCAGGATTTTGGCCACCTGACCTTGATTCTAGGCCCACTGGAGCTCTCAGAAATTGGGGAGTAGGGCTGGAGTCGGGCCTGATGGTAGATCATGATCAGGTGTGATGCTAGAATGACCACTCAGGCAGTCGGTAAGAGAAAAGATGTCTTCACAGAGGTGGGATGTGGAGGCCAGGGGACACGAGCTACATAGGAAGTGAGATCAACAGGCTCCAGACTGTTCATGGCCGAAAGGAGCCAAGGCAAGCTCCTGGCTGGCCACCTGGCCTGGCTGAACACAACCATCTCCCAGATGGGGACCCGAGACGAGAAGGAGCATCTTGAGCTGGAGAGCCAGGAGCCATTCAGGCAGGTGTCCAGAGGGTAGACAGGCCTATGGAGCCAGAGTTCAGAGGAGAGGCCAAAATGGTTTTAACATTCTCAAAATGTTGACTACATGGGAGAGGGCACAGGGTAGGAAGGAGCTtcttccacccccatccccaatccaagacacaagagggagaggcCAGACCCCACCCACCGTATTCAGACATGTTCTTAGTGTGAGAAGAATGGGAAGGTCATGGTCCTAGAGTTTTGAGGAAGGCCCGGGGACCAGTCATGACCTGCAGTAAGGGGGTTGTGGGAAGCGTGACACCTGAGGCCCACTGGATCTAGGTCCTCATGTGCAAACGTGTGCGCTCCTCCAggcctgcctctgcctcctctgACACACACCTTTGTGCACCTTTGACTCACCCTTAAGATCAGAAAGAAGTACAGGCTTTAGGACTGGGAGACAAGGCCCCGTCACTGACTTGCTGGGTGAGGTCAGGCAGGTTACTGCCCCTCTCTGGTTCCCCACCTGCACCCCTTTTTTCCAGCTAAGGAGCAAACATGACCCCTTCTCTCTGGGGCAGCTAgagagctggaaaaggcaggctGGGGCAGCCAGGGTGAAGCTGAGGACAGCTGTCAGCAGGTCCAACAATGTTTCCTCCTAGCCCAGGCCTGAGCTGGTGCTCTAAGCTGACCCTCATGTGTCAGCTTTATCAGTGGCTCCCTGGTCACGCCACCTGACTGCAGGAGTCCCCAACACTGTAGTATCTGAGATACTACAGCCAGTCCCAGGGCCCCAGGACTAGGGCTTCCACCTGACCCGTGCCCTGCCCAGCAGACATTTCTTCTCAGAGACCTGGCTCCTTCTTGAGGGCTTCTTCACACGACTGAGCATGACCAGACTTCTCTCTGGGACTCAATTTCCCCACCTTAGCCACAGAGTGGGCCTCCAGGCCCCATCCAGCTGTGGCATTGGTATCTGGGTCTA
The genomic region above belongs to Phocoena phocoena chromosome 19, mPhoPho1.1, whole genome shotgun sequence and contains:
- the CTNS gene encoding cystinosin isoform X2 translates to MIRRWLVIFSLFPLKLIEKCESTVNFSVPPTVKLENGSSTNVSISLPRPLNATLVITFEITFRSKNITILQLPDEVVVPPGVTDSSFQVTSQNVGQVTTYLHGNHSNQTSPRILFSVIHSNVVSIINQVTGWIYFVAWSVSFYPQGIANWRRKSVVGLSFDFVALNLMGFVAYSVFNIGLLWVPSIQEQFLLKYPNGVNPVDSNDVFFSLHAVALTLVIVVQCFLYERGNQRVSWLAIGFLVLSWLFTLITLIMATVRATTWLQFLFCFSYIKLAVTLVKYFPQAYLNFYYKSTEGWSIGNVLLDFTGGSFSLLQMSLQSYNNDQWTLIFGDPTKFGLGIFSIFFDVVFFIQHFCLYRKKPGYDQLN
- the TAX1BP3 gene encoding tax1-binding protein 3 isoform X1 translates to MSYVPGQPVTAVVQRVEIHKLRQGENLILGFSIGGGIDQDPSQNPFSEDKTDKGIYVTRVSEGGPAEIAGLQIGDKIMQVNGWDMTMVTHDQARKRLTKRSEEVVRLLVTRQSLQKAVQQSMLS
- the CTNS gene encoding cystinosin isoform X1; this encodes MIRRWLVIFSLFPLKLIEKCESTVNFSVPPTVKLENGSSTNVSISLPRPLNATLVITFEITFRSKNITILQLPDEVVVPPGVTDSSFQVTSQNVGQVTTYLHGNHSNQTSPRILFSVIHSNVVSIINQVTGWIYFVAWSVSFYPQGIANWRRKSVVGLSFDFVALNLMGFVAYSVFNIGLLWVPSIQEQFLLKYPNGVNPVDSNDVFFSLHAVALTLVIVVQCFLYERGNQRVSWLAIGFLVLSWLFTLITLIMATVRATTWLQFLFCFSYIKLAVTLVKYFPQAYLNFYYKSTEGWSIGNVLLDFTGGSFSLLQMSLQSYNNDQWTLIFGDPTKFGLGIFSIFFDVVFFIQHFCLYRKKPGLQAAVPGRIEH
- the TAX1BP3 gene encoding tax1-binding protein 3 isoform X2, producing MSYVPGQPVTAVVQRVEIHKLRQGENLILGFSIGGGIDQDPSQNPFSEDKTDKVNGWDMTMVTHDQARKRLTKRSEEVVRLLVTRQSLQKAVQQSMLS